Proteins co-encoded in one Arachis stenosperma cultivar V10309 chromosome 7, arast.V10309.gnm1.PFL2, whole genome shotgun sequence genomic window:
- the LOC130940801 gene encoding isocitrate dehydrogenase [NADP]-like: MAFQKIRVDNPIVEMDGDEMTRVIWKLIKDKLIFPYLELDIKYFDLGLPHRDATNDRVTIESAEATLKYNVAIKCATITPDEARVKEFNLKQMWRSPNGTIRNILNGTVFREPIICKNIPRLVSGWTKPICIGRHAFGDQYRATDIVIKGPGKLKLMFVPNGHGEHKDIEVYNFTGAGGVALSMYNTDESIRAFAEASMNIAHQKKWPLYLSTKNTILKKYDGRFKDIFQEVFDTQWRHKFKEAGIWYEHRLIDDMVAYALKSDGGYVWACKNYDGDVQSDFLAQGFGSLGLMTSVLVCPDGKTIEAEAAHGTVTRHYRVHQKGGETSTNSIASIFAWSQGLAHRAKLDGNARLLDFTEKLEAACIGTVELGKMTKDLALLVHGPKVTRSHYLNTEEFIDAVAEELKTRLSMQAKL; the protein is encoded by the exons ATGGCGTTTCAGAAGATAAGGGTTGACAACCCCATCGTTGAAATGGACG GAGATGAAATGACTCGGGTAATTTGGAAACTGATAAAAGATAAG CTTATTTTCCCTTATTTGGAGCTCGATATTAAGTATTTTGACCTAGGACTTCCTCATCGGGATGCCACTAATGACAGAGTTACCATCGAAAGTGCTGAAGCTACACTCAA GTATAATGTAGCAATCAAATGTGCAACTATAACTCCTG acGAAGCTCGTGTCAAGGAGTTCAACTTAAAGCAAATGTGGAGAAGTCCAAATGGAACAATCCGAAACATTTTAAATG GTACGGTTTTTAGAGAGCCAATCATCTGTAAAAACATTCCGCGTCTTGTTTCAG gctggacaaagCCAATATGCATTGGAAGGCATGCTTTTGGAGACCAATATCGGGCAACTGATATTGTTATAAAGGGCCCAGGAAAGCTGAAACTGATGTTCG TACCCAATGGACATGGAGAACATAAAGATATAGAAGTCTATAATTTTACTGGTGCTGGAGGCGTAGCTTTGTCAATGTATAATACTGATGAG tCCATCCGAGCTTTTGCTGAGGCATCGATGAACATTGCTCACCAGAAAAAATGGCCACTCTATCTTAGCACTAAAAAtaccattttaaaaaaatatgatggAAG ATTCAAGGACATTTTTCAGGAAGTTTTTGACACTCAATGGAGGCACAAGTTCAAAGAGGCTGGGATATG GTATGAACATCGTCTCATAGATGATATGGTTGCCTATGCTCTTAAAAGTGATGGAGGGTATGTATGGGCCTGCAAGAATTATGATGGGGATGTGCAGAGTGATTTCTTGGCTCAAG GATTTGGTTCTCTTGGCTTGATGACATCAGTGCTG GTTTGCCCAGATGGGAAAACCATTGAAGCTGAGGCAGCACATGGCACTGTTACCCGTCATTACCGGGTTCATCAGAAGGGAGGTGAAACCAGCACAAACAGTATAGCATCAATTTTTGCCTGGTCTCAAGGTCTTGCGCATAG GGCAAAGTTGGATGGAAATGCTAGATTGTTGGACTTCACAGAGAAACTGGAAGCAGCTTGCATTGGAACAGTGGAATTGGGAAAGATGACAAAGGATCTTGCTCTTCTTGTCCATGGGCCTAA GGTTACTAGGTCTCACTATCTAAATACTGAAGAGTTCATTGATGCAGTAGCTGAGGAGCTGAAAACTAGATTATCTATGCAGGCAAAGCTATAA
- the LOC130939830 gene encoding serine/threonine-protein kinase RHS3-like: MPDSPGRKHNLGELLKSDPGGHSSENSRNNSPTHPIIRVNQAAKDGSATNNSTTEAAHMEEVSKNNAKSKSRPQRLASITKNVAEPGTQRHSPRAKTNSIYDVAVTSPGRPPATSSRGVYQGASSNSSSRSNSLESTSTPLRPHTGGDCRWEAINLATKAGPLNLSNFRLLKRIGYGDIGSVYLAELKGSKTYFAMKVMDKAALISRNKLLRAQTEREILGLLDHPFLPTLYSYFETDKLYCLVMEFCSGGDLHSLRQKQPNKCFTEEAARFYASEVLLALEYLHMLGIVYRDLKPENLLVRDEGHIMLSDFDLSLRCSVNPTLVKSSSAHANNGSSSGDSGSTVGDEQASQSSATSTFFPRILPSKKNRKAKSDFGLLVGGNRLPELMAEPTNVRSMSFVGTHEYLAPEIIKGEGHGSAVDWWTFGIFLYELLHGTTPFKGQGYKATLYNVVGQPLRFPENPQVSQVARDLIKGLLVKEPQNRIAYKRGATEIKQHPFFEGVNWALVRSAVPPHIPDPIDFSKYASKDTPPPAPAPASEKKVADNVASNKKNNSATDSSYVDFEYF; the protein is encoded by the exons ATGCCTGACTCACCTGGG AGGAAGCATAACTTAGGAGAGCTTCTTAAGTCAGATCCTGGTGGTCATAGTTCTGAAAATTCAAGAAACAATTCACCAACTCATCCTATTATAAGGGTGAATCAAGCAGCAAAAGATGGCAGTGCAACCAACAATTCAACAACCGAAGCTGCACATATGGAAGAGGTTTCTAAAAACAATGCGAAAAGTAAATCTAGACCTCAAAGATTAGCATCAATAACAAAAAATGTTGCTGAACCCGGCACTCAACGCCATAGTCCACGCGCCAAGACAAACTCAATTTATGATGTTGCAGTTACCTCACCAGGGCGGCCGCCTGCGACTTCTTCGAGGGGAGTGTACCAAGGTGCATCGAGCAACTCTAGCTCGCGCAGCAATAGTTTAGAGAGCACCAGCACACCCCTCAGACCACATACCGGTGGCGATTGTAGATGGGAAGCAATTAACTTGGCTACCAAGGCAGGCCCTCTAAATCTTAGCAATTTCAGGCTTCTCAAGCGTATTGGTTATGGAGATATCGGAAGCGTATATCTCGCGGAACTTAAAGGAAGTAAGACCTACTTTGCCATGAAAGTAATGGACAAGGCTGCACTTATTAGCAGAAACAAGCTTCTGAGAGCACAGACAGAGAGAGAGATTCTTGGACTTCTAGATCACCCCTTCTTGCCCACATTATATTCTTATTTCGAAACAGATAAATTATACTGTTTGGTCATGGAGTTCTGTAGTGGAGGTGATCTCCATTCTCTTAGACAGAAGCAACCTAACAAGTGTTTCACTGAAGAGGCTGCAAG GTTTTATGCTTCAGAGGTTCTGTTAGCTCTTGAGTATCTGCACATGCTTGGCATTGTATATAGAGATTTAAAGCCAGAAAATCTTTTAGTCAGAGATGAAGGCCATATCATGCTCTCGGATTTCGACTTATCACTTCGCTGTTCGGTCAATCCTACACTTGTCAAGTCTTCATCTGCGCACGCAAACAATGGTAGTAGTAGCGGCGACTCTGGCAGCACAGTAGGTGATGAACAAGCATCACAAAGTAGTGCAACATCAACCTTCTTCCCACGCATTTTGCCTTCAAAGAAGAACAGGAAGGCAAAATCAGATTTCGGCCTATTGGTCGGTGGAAACCGCCTGCCTGAACTGATGGCAGAGCCGACCAATGTGCGCTCGATGTCATTTGTAGGGACCCATGAATATCTAGCACCTGAGATTATCAAAGGAGAAGGTCATGGTAGTGCAGTAGATTGGTGGACTTTTGGGATATTCTTGTATGAGCTGTTGCATGGAACAACCCCTTTTAAAGGCCAAGGATATAAGGCCACACTTTACAATGTTGTTGGCCAGCCATTGAGGTTCCCAGAAAATCCACAGGTTAGTCAGGTGGCTCGAGACCTTATAAAAGGATTGTTGGTGAAGGAACCTCAGAACAGAATTGCATATAAAAGGGGTGCCACAGAGATAAAGCAGCACCCATTTTTTGAGGGAGTGAACTGGGCTCTAGTTAGAAGTGCCGTGCCTCCTCATATACCAGACCCTATTGACTTCTCAAAGTATGCTAGCAAAGACACACCACCACCAGCACCGGCACCGGCATCTGAGAAGAAGGTGGCAGATAATGTTGCTAGTAATAAAAAGAACAACAGTGCTACTGATTCTTCATATGTAGATTTTGAGTATTTTTAG
- the LOC130940517 gene encoding mediator of RNA polymerase II transcription subunit 22a-like: MNKGGPVGGGGLGVGGSGPTAAAAAAAAQKQKTLLQRVEGDIANIVDNFSHLVNVARVNDPPVRNSQESFMMEMRAARMVQAADSLLKLVSELKQTAIFSGFASLNDHVEQRRVEFNELGEKTDRLLSRIGEEAAASLKELETHYSSSAQKNIQNLKP, encoded by the exons ATGAATAAAGGAGGACCAGTAGGTGGAGGAGGGTTGGGGGTTGGTGGAAGCGGGCCTACTGCAGCGGCTGCTGCAGCTGCTGCTCAGAAGCAGAAGACATTGCTGCAGAGGGTGGAAGGTGACATTGCCAATATTGTGGACAATTTCAGCCACCTTGTCAATGTTGCCAGG GTTAATGATCCACCTGTTAGAAATTCACAAGAATCTTTTATGATGGAGATGCGTGCTGCTAGGATG GTTCAGGCAGCTGATTCGTTACTTAAGTTGGTCTCGGAGCTGAAGCAAACAGCTATCTTTTCAGGGTTTGCTTCTCTTAATGACCATGTAGAACAAAGAAGGGTTGAATTTAACGAACTCGGGGAGAAAACTGATCGTTTATTGTCTAGAATTGGAGAGGAAGCTGCTGCAAGTCTTAAGGAACTTGAAactcattattcttcttctgcGCAGAAGAATATTCAAAACCTTAAACCATag